The window CCTCCAGCTTGTTTAATCGAACTGATGCAGGCGGAAATCCCGACTGGCATTTTTATACAATCAGATGGAACAAAACATGTCTTACTGTGTTTGTCAATGCGTCAGAAACAAATACATATTGTGCGACCAATTCGTATACAATATTAATTGAAGGATTACCAGTTCCAAACCGATTAGCTATAGGAACAACTGCCGAAGAACCACCTCCTGATGAAGGGGTGGATATTAtggttgatgatgtcatgatATGGGACACACCTTTATTGATAACTGACATAAATTCGACATTTCATGCAGGTACTTTTATTTGGTTCTTACATTGCTTTGTTTCTTAGCTTTTGTTTGTGATTTTTAAAGCTATATCATTGTTGTGTTCTTTGCTGTATCGGTCTCACTTagttgtctaaatttttaactttttgtaaAATCAAACACAAACGTTTGGCAATTTGCGCACTTTTAACTTTAAAAcggaacaaaatattttgacatGGCATTTAATTCATGTTCACAAACTTGTTCTTTCCAGGTTTAAACAAACCGAAACCTAATTACCAAGCCAAGTTTTACAGAGCAAGGATTGGTTCAACCAAAATAGACTTTAAGGATCATGCTTTAGAAGGACAAGTATTTGATAAAAAACTCGTTTCAAATGTGAACGAATGCTTCGTTTTGTGTCAACAACATGGGGAAGCTTGCCATTCTTTTAACTTCCAATATAAAGGAAATACCGAAAGCAAATTATGCCAAATCAACTCAGTAAATAAAGATGAAGTACACACAGGATTTCATGGCAAAGATGGTTTTATATACTTCGACATCATTTGATTTACATGCAGCAGCAAACTTCTCTCGTCCTTATAATAATTGCGAAATTAACTCAATGTAGatatgtaaattttaaatattatgtaaataAACATTCACTTACGGAGATACAAATGCACTTGAACTTTCATAAAGAAGAATGTAGAAGAAATACAGATCTGAAACAAATTCAAGAGCACTAGAACAATCTAAAACAAAGTTGatcaacgtttttttataagcaacatctTATAACCAACATTAGACTccgatctttaaaaaaacaaagcaatGGGTAACAAAATAGCCCGGCCCTTGCAAAATCACGCCTATTTTCCATTGTGCACTCAGATAACTTTATTAACTTTTCATATTCATTAAATTTACACCAGTTGTGTAATATGAGATTACCTTTTTTTGTGTCGTTCCCACTAGTTTCTCATGGATTTTGTTATAGCAGCAGCGACATTCTTATGGACTATTTCTAATTTCAACATTTTGCGGGAATAGTGTAATAATGCAAATTTTACAAAACCCGAAAAAATTTCCGCAAATAAAATACATAGACAAGTTTTTTAATTATCATAGATAAACTTTGAAGACCAAGAAAGGTGGGACAAAATCATTTATTTTCCTCAAAAATTCAGAGTTTTAAGTCtctatcataaaaaataaactgtatttttacgcaatagctaaCTTTTCGAACTTACATACAATACATCTGAATAAAATTATAGACTTTACATGCagtttttacattactattatTCTTAAAAAGTAGCAACTTAATGTCCGTAAAATCTATTTTGGAATTTCATTTCACAAATCTTGTTGTAAAATTAATGATTCGAATAATAACTTGTGAGATGGTACAATAAACCAAGCAGTTCAAACATTTCGTTAGTTCAACAATGTGAATTTAACATCTGAATTTTCTAAACATATTTCTAAACTTTCTGCTTTGCTCAAGATTATtaaaaaatgctgatggtggatgttctgaaaaagaacgaatatatatttcaaaaaatgttttgaggTCTTCTGATGTGGATGTGTTAGTAAAACCTTTCCTGTAAAACCATCAagtaaaaattcaaaatcagGCTGGGATCTGCTTGTGTGAAAAACACAATCAGAGTTTTGCCTATCGGAAAAACACATTTAAACGTTGCCCTGTGAGCTATATGAAAAAGATGAAATGGTcctgtttttctgtttttagcAACCACAGCCAAGCAGCCACAAAACTAAAGGTATAACCACACAGGACTAAGTTGTAGTGGTATTATTTAAGCCTTAAAAGACTGTCTAGAAGGCATAGGCTCAAAATTCAGACAGCGATgagtttttttgaagaaaattatgAATGTTCAATTCTCAACAGTAACAGAACTATTGCTAGGCAAGTCGTGAAGAATGAGGGTATttctaaaataattttacaatcTCTCCATATTTTTCTGCTAGTAACAGAAGAGGTTTTACgcagtaaaaaatattaaatgttttgGTGtccctgatttttaaaattcatgtaCTTACTTtattaaatcttaaaaaaatattttatacggTGGCCCACAAGTATCACGGCAAATAATGAAAGTTCACGGCAAATAAAGAAAGTTCACGGCAAATAAAGAAAGTTCACGGCAAATAAAGAAATTTCACGGCAAATAAAGAAAATTCGCGGCAAATAAAGAAACTCTGAAAAATCAAATtgattaaacaaaacaataaggTGACTTTGGTGCCTCTTTCAGGCTCCAGGTTTTGTCTATTGTTGACCGTGTTGGGTTGTTGGTTGGTTGAGGTAGATGTTCACAGAGTTTATTTCTCTTGTGTTGCGAGGCATTAAACTGTGTTTACTTATTCAAGGTATGTCATCCTCATCAGGTATGACTTACTTTTAGAAAATGTAGGTTTTTGAGAAATTCCTGCTAGGCTGCATCGCAAcgaatgttttatatttttagaagaGTACACAGAGGACGCCATTTTCGATGAAGAAAATGTAATCAAATATTATTACCACTGTGGTTTTAAGTATGCAGAAATTGTCCTCTTACTTGGGAGGAAACACAACTGCATCATAAGCATAAGCACGCTTCTAAGACGCCTTAAAAGTTATGAGCTGTGTAGACGTAATCGCAATGTTGTTAACTCAAATCAAAGAATTGAACAAAGAATACGTGAGATTGTTGACGGTCCAGAATCATGTGGTGGTTATCGTACTGTTTGGCATACTCTACAAATGCAAGGATGGGATATGCCAAGATGTGTTGTATCTAAATTGCTACGTGAGTTGGATCCCGAAGGTACCGAATTCAGAAAATTCCGCCGTCTTAAGAGGAGGGAATATTCGAATCCTGGCCCAAACTTCGTCTGGAACATTGACGGATATGATAAGCTTAAGCCATATGGTTTCCCCATTCACGGTGCTATCGATGGTTTTAGCAGAAAAATATTATGGTTAAACGTAACAAGGTCTAACAATTCGCCAGATAATATAGCATGGATGTTCGTTGATTGCgttattaaaaataaaggaTGTCCAGTTGAACTGATTACCATTTGGGGACAGAGAACTGTATTACAGCCGAAATTCAAGCATTTTTTCGTGCTAACACCGAGTTCATTAGGTACGTCCCGTCGCCAAGAAATCAACGCATTGAATCTTGGTGGTCTCATTTCAGCAAAACACGATCAATTTGGTG is drawn from Hydractinia symbiolongicarpus strain clone_291-10 chromosome 8, HSymV2.1, whole genome shotgun sequence and contains these coding sequences:
- the LOC130654788 gene encoding uncharacterized protein LOC130654788, which produces MFLLKKLMLLKLMETFCQSITGEFVEPNFWLDMEKFNAEGVVYSKNGTINNGKILSGTFIEYDIPLTTNVAYFSGKKSGILVDNLQNTCFLKPTTCSTGYTLAFWIKWTEGMSYIFSSSAFNIKHFTPNVLPIEVWDGSNSWNIFHDTSSLFNRTDAGGNPDWHFYTIRWNKTCLTVFVNASETNTYCATNSYTILIEGLPVPNRLAIGTTAEEPPPDEGVDIMVDDVMIWDTPLLITDINSTFHAGLNKPKPNYQAKFYRARIGSTKIDFKDHALEGQVFDKKLVSNVNECFVLCQQHGEACHSFNFQYKGNTESKLCQINSVNKDEVHTGFHGKDGFIYFDII